AACTGAGCGCCGACATGGCGCAGGGTTGCGGCCACCCGCCAACCTTGCGCGGATAACCAGGCAAGCGTAGCCGAGCCGGCGATGCGGGGCGTTTGCGGCGGGCGGTTGCCGTCGAGCGCCACCGAAGCCCCCTCTCCCGCGATGGTCGCGTCGGTATAGGCAAGCGAGGCATCCAGGCTGAAATCGCCGACCACCGCCGCCAGCGCAGCCTCGATCCCCTGCGCCTCGATCGCGGGCAGGTTCTGGCGTTCGCGCAGATTCGGCGCGATGGTCACGTTGGCGATCGCGTTTTCGACTTCGTTATCGAACGCCGTCAGCGACACCACCAGGGCATCGATCGGCTGCCAGTCGAACCCGATCTCGAACCCTTCGAGCCGTTCATTCACGAGTGCGGCATTGGCTTGGGTGACGACCGGGAACACCACGAAGGGCCGGTACAGCTCGTTGAGGGTCGGCAGGCGCAGCCCGGTATAGGCGGCAGCCCGCAGTTCGAGCCGCCGGGTCGCGTAGAACAGGGCGCCCGCGCGCCAGCCGAGCGTCCAGTCCGAACGGTCGGGCGCGAGCGTTTCGCCGATCAGCGATCCGTCGGCATCGAGCGCGCGAAAGAACCCGTCCTCGATCCGCGTGTGATCCGCGCGCAACCCGCCCGTCAGCAGCAGCGGCCCGATCTGCCAGTCGTCCTCGACAAACACGCCGAGATTGCTGGTGCTGCCTCCCGCCCGACGGCGCTCGCGCAGAGCTCCGGTAAAGGCGCTGTAGGCTTCTTCCTGCAATTCGCCGTCGGATCGGCGATAATCGACGCCAAGCCGGACGTTATGCGCCTCGGCCAGAGGGGGACGGATCTCGATCTTCCCGCCCAGCCCGGTCGAGGGCGTGTTGCGCTGGTCGAGGACGCGGGTGAAGCGGGTCGAGCTGATCACCACGTTGGAAAAATTGCGCGCCTGGACATAGGCCAGCGCATCGAACTGCCAGTCTCCCCGACCGACCAGCCGCAGGCTGGCATCCTGCCCTTCGCTGGTGGAATCCGCCCCGTCGAAACGCAGCGTCCGGGAATCGTCGAATACGCGGCCGCTCGCCTGCAATTCAACATCGGGCGCGAGCGGGGCCACTGCGCGCAGGCCGAGGGTCCAGCTGTCGAACGCGGCGCGGGCGGTGGCGGGCACGCGCTGGCCGGGCGGGGTGGTGAGGAAGCCCTGGCCCCGGTCCCAGCGCCCGCTGACGACCGCGAATCCGGAACCCAGCTTCTGCGCCACCGCAACGCTCGCTTCGGTCTCCTCGCGATCGTTCGCGAGCAGGCTCGCCGAAACCGGGCCCAGCGTCGCTGGCCCTGCGCTTTCGAGCTCGATCGTGCCGGCCAGTGCGCCGGCCCCGAACGGTCCGGACCCGCCGCCGCGGGTCACCCGTATGCCCGAAAGCAGCTCCGGCGCGATCGAAGAGAGTGGTATGTAGCCAAAGAACGGATCGCCGATCGGCACCCCGTCGAGCGTGACCAGCGCGCGGCTTGTCGCATTGCCGCCGAGCGCGCGCAGCGTCACACCCTGCGCACTGGGATTGGCCGAGCGGCTGTCCGAGCGGCGGAATTGCTGAAAGCCCGCGACGTTCTGGAGCACGTCCTCGATCCGGCCCGAGCCGCTCGAGATGATGGCTTCGCGGTCGATTTCGGTGACCGAATAGGCCCCGGTCGACAGCGCCTGTTCCAGCCCGTCGCCGGTAACGATAATCTCGTCCGCCAAATCATCGCCAGATGTGCCGTCTTGCGCAATCAGCGGAGCGGACGCACAAAGGAGAACGACAGGCGCGGCGAAGCGGAACTTGGTATTCATGGCCGCGGCGCCTAGCCGATTGGGCAGTTGCAGTCAGTTGCAAAATGCAATCATGACTCGCATTTGTGCAATGCGTGTGCTTACATTGATGTAAGTAGGGAAGAGAGAGGCCCCGATGCTAGCGACACCCCCCGATTTTGATGTCCTCATTGTAGGCGCCGGCATTTCCGGCATCGGCATGGCCGCGCATATGAAGATGAAGGCGCCGCATCATTCCTTCGCGGTCGTCGAACGGCGCGACAATATCGGCGGCACCTGGGACCTGTTCCGCTATCCCGGCATCCGCTCCGACAGCGACATGCACACGCTCGGGTTCGATTTCGAACCGTGGAAGCACGAAAAGGCGATCGCCGACGGGCCGTCGATCCTCGAATATCTCGACCGCATCGCCGATGAACGCGGCATCCGCGAGCATATCCGTTTCGGCCACAAGGTGATCTCGGCCGATTTTCGCGAGGACGAAGCGCGCTGGCATGTCGAGCTGGAGCGCGATGACGGCTCGCGCACGCAGCTGACTGCGAACTTCCTGTATCTCGGCTCGGGCTATTACGATTACGACGACCCCTACGATGCCGGGTTCGACTTCTCCGAGTTCGACGGCGAGGTGGTCCACCCGCAATTCTGGCCGCAGGACATGGATTACACCGGCAAGACAGTGGTGGTGATCGGCTCCGGCGCGACCGCCGTCACGATCGTTCCGGCAATGGCCGACAAGGTCGACAAAATCACCATGCTCCAGCGCACGCCGACCTGGATGATCTCGCGACCGGCGAAGGATGGACTGGCGAACCTCCTGCGCAAGATCCTGCCCGAAACCTGGGCCTATGCGATCACCCGTTTCAAGAACATCCGGATGCAGGATTTCACCTTCAAGGTGGCGCGCGAAAAGCCGGAAAAGGCCAAGGAGAGCCTCTACAAGGGCCTCGAGAAGGCGCTCGGCCCCGATTACGACAAGGCCGATTTCACCCCGCCCTACAATCCGTGGGAACAGCGGCTGTGCCTGGTTCCGGACTCCGATTTCTTCGAGGCGATGAACTCGGGCAAGGCCGATGTGGTCACTGGCCATATCGACCGGTTCGAAGCGAACGGCGTGCGGCTCAAGTCGGGCGAGCTGCTCGAAGCCGACATCATCGTTACCGCGACGGGCCTGAAGATGTGCGTCGCGGGTAAGATCGCCGTCAGCCTGAACGGCGAGCCGGTGAACTTCCACGAGCGGTTCTATTACAAGGGCTGCATGTTCTCGAACCTGCCGAACTTCGCGGTGGTGTTCGGCTATCTCAATGCCAGCTGGACGCTGCGGGCGGACATCAATTCGGATTACATCTGCCGGGTGCTCAACCACATGCGCGCGACCGGCACCGACCTCGCGACACCGGTGCTGACGCCGGAAATGGAAGCCGGGATTGAGGAAGACGACATCTACGATTTCTCGTCCGGCTATATCCAGCGCGCCAAGGCCATCCAGCCGCGCAACTCGGTAAGCTTTCCGTGGCGGCTCAATCAGGAATACGTGGTCGATCGCAAGCTGATGAAGGAGGACCCGGTCGATGACGGGTTGCTGACCTTCGCCAGAGCCGGAGCCAATGCACGCGGTGCCGATGAACAGCTGGAAGCGGCTGAGTAAGCGACAGCTCGTCATTGCGAGGAGCCGAAGGCGACGCGGCAATCCAGAGCCGTTGTGCGATCCGCTCTTGATTGCTTCGCCTTCGGCTCGCAATGACGAACCTCTTTTCGTCGCGGCGCACTTCCCCTAACCCCACTCCATGACCTCTCCCGACAAGATCTGGACAGCCGGCCTCGTGGTGATCGGCGACGAAATCCTCTCCGGCCGGACTCACGACAAGAACATCGCGCAGGTCGCCAGCTGGCTGCAGGTGCAGGGCATTCGCCTCGCCGAGGTGCGCGTGGTGCCCGATGTGCAACAGCGCATCGTCGAAGCGGTCAATGCCCTGCGCGCAGCCAACGACTATCTCTTCACCACCGGCGGGATCGGCCCGACGCATGACGACATCACCGTCGACGCGGTGGCCGAGGCGCTTGGCGTGCCGGTCGTCATCCATCCCGAAGCACGCGCGCTGCTCGAACGCTATTACGCCGACAAGGGCGGGCTAAACGAAGGCCGGCTGCGCATGGCGCGGGTTCCCGACGGCTCGGATCTGATCCCCAACCGCATGTCGGGCGCGCCAGGAATCCGGCGCGGCAACGTGGTGCTGATGGCCGGGGTCCCGCACATCTGCGCCGGGATGCTCGATGCGCTGACCGGCAAGCTGGAAGGCGGAGCGCCGCTGATTTCCGAAACGATCGGCTGCTGGATTCCCGAAAGCGAGGTCGCGCACCTGCTGCGCGAAGTCGAGGAAGCGCACGAGAATTGCCAGATCGGCTCGTATCCGTTCTTCCGCGAAGGCAAAGTCGGGGCGAACTTCGTGATCCGGTCGACAAACCGGAACGTGTTGCAAAGCGCGGTCGACAGCCTGTGCGACGGGCTGGCCACCAGCGGCTTCGATTTCACGCCGGGCGGGATCTAGGACAGGCAGCGGGGGGACGTCATGGAAGGCTTGCTGATCCTCTTCGTGTTGGGGATATTCTTCGGACCCTACATCCTGATTGCCGTCCTGTGGGGCAAGGTCGGACGCCTTCAGTACCAGCTCGACCGCGTCAGGGACTGGGTCAACCGCCGCCAATACGAGACCCTGGCGCCCGAACAGGGCCCGGTTTCCGAGGCAACAGGAACCGGGAAATCGACAGTTGATCGGGGAGTTACCCCGGCCCGTCCTGCCGAGCCCGAGGTGGCTGAGCCGGAGCCGGAGCCGGACGAACCATCGCCGCCCGCACCCGAGACCGTGCCGGAGCCGGAGCCGGAGCCGGAGCCGGAGCCGGAACCGGAATTGCAGGCCGCTGCTGCCCGGCCCTACGCGGCGCGCGACACGGCCGCAGTCGAAGCCGTCGAGGTCGAAACGGTCGAGCCCAAACCGCGCCGACAGTTCGATTTCGAGGACATCTTCGGCCGCCGCCTGCCAATCTGGGCGGGCGGGATCGCGCTGGCGATCGCCGGCATCTTCCTGGTGCGTTATTCGATCGAAGCCGGATTGATCACCCCCTCGGTCCGCGTGGTGATGAGCTTCCTGT
The Erythrobacter sp. JK5 DNA segment above includes these coding regions:
- a CDS encoding molybdopterin-binding protein; protein product: MTSPDKIWTAGLVVIGDEILSGRTHDKNIAQVASWLQVQGIRLAEVRVVPDVQQRIVEAVNALRAANDYLFTTGGIGPTHDDITVDAVAEALGVPVVIHPEARALLERYYADKGGLNEGRLRMARVPDGSDLIPNRMSGAPGIRRGNVVLMAGVPHICAGMLDALTGKLEGGAPLISETIGCWIPESEVAHLLREVEEAHENCQIGSYPFFREGKVGANFVIRSTNRNVLQSAVDSLCDGLATSGFDFTPGGI
- a CDS encoding NAD(P)/FAD-dependent oxidoreductase; the protein is MLATPPDFDVLIVGAGISGIGMAAHMKMKAPHHSFAVVERRDNIGGTWDLFRYPGIRSDSDMHTLGFDFEPWKHEKAIADGPSILEYLDRIADERGIREHIRFGHKVISADFREDEARWHVELERDDGSRTQLTANFLYLGSGYYDYDDPYDAGFDFSEFDGEVVHPQFWPQDMDYTGKTVVVIGSGATAVTIVPAMADKVDKITMLQRTPTWMISRPAKDGLANLLRKILPETWAYAITRFKNIRMQDFTFKVAREKPEKAKESLYKGLEKALGPDYDKADFTPPYNPWEQRLCLVPDSDFFEAMNSGKADVVTGHIDRFEANGVRLKSGELLEADIIVTATGLKMCVAGKIAVSLNGEPVNFHERFYYKGCMFSNLPNFAVVFGYLNASWTLRADINSDYICRVLNHMRATGTDLATPVLTPEMEAGIEEDDIYDFSSGYIQRAKAIQPRNSVSFPWRLNQEYVVDRKLMKEDPVDDGLLTFARAGANARGADEQLEAAE
- a CDS encoding TonB-dependent receptor, whose amino-acid sequence is MNTKFRFAAPVVLLCASAPLIAQDGTSGDDLADEIIVTGDGLEQALSTGAYSVTEIDREAIISSGSGRIEDVLQNVAGFQQFRRSDSRSANPSAQGVTLRALGGNATSRALVTLDGVPIGDPFFGYIPLSSIAPELLSGIRVTRGGGSGPFGAGALAGTIELESAGPATLGPVSASLLANDREETEASVAVAQKLGSGFAVVSGRWDRGQGFLTTPPGQRVPATARAAFDSWTLGLRAVAPLAPDVELQASGRVFDDSRTLRFDGADSTSEGQDASLRLVGRGDWQFDALAYVQARNFSNVVISSTRFTRVLDQRNTPSTGLGGKIEIRPPLAEAHNVRLGVDYRRSDGELQEEAYSAFTGALRERRRAGGSTSNLGVFVEDDWQIGPLLLTGGLRADHTRIEDGFFRALDADGSLIGETLAPDRSDWTLGWRAGALFYATRRLELRAAAYTGLRLPTLNELYRPFVVFPVVTQANAALVNERLEGFEIGFDWQPIDALVVSLTAFDNEVENAIANVTIAPNLRERQNLPAIEAQGIEAALAAVVGDFSLDASLAYTDATIAGEGASVALDGNRPPQTPRIAGSATLAWLSAQGWRVAATLRHVGAQFEDDQQTDRLPAATTLDLFAEAPLVDRLSLVLRGENLFDEAIVTRNSGGSIDLGAPRTVWFGLRYGW